A single Paenibacillus kribbensis DNA region contains:
- a CDS encoding DUF438 domain-containing protein yields the protein MSELINNREHTPQELTERQRILKEIIKELHAGKSVEEVKARFAEAVGGVSVSEISAMEHALMTEEGIPVSEVQRLCSVHTSIFKGSIEDIHRPSGPEEQPGHPVHTFKLENREIERLVNFKLALHAEQFQKEDSPKVIYKLLEDLSLLMDLDKHYSRKENLVFPYLERYGIFGPTKVMWGVDDGIRNSIKEAKNLLTQYNGDRELIGKALAHIISEVNEMIFKEENILLPMALGKLTEDEWLKIARESAEIGFCLTAPEREWIPERAAEPVEAVEQKEGASGTPQGFVRFETGILSVQQLELLMNHLPVDLTFIDENDVVRYFSHGKERIFARTKAVIGRTVQNCHPPQSVHVVEKLLEDFKAGRKDVEDFWIPIKDKFVYIRYFAIRDAEGRYLGTLEFTQNVAPIRALEGQKRILSE from the coding sequence ATGAGCGAGTTAATTAACAACCGTGAACATACACCACAGGAATTAACAGAACGTCAACGAATCCTGAAGGAAATTATAAAAGAATTACATGCCGGAAAAAGCGTGGAAGAAGTTAAAGCGCGCTTCGCAGAGGCCGTAGGCGGAGTAAGCGTGTCTGAAATTTCCGCCATGGAGCATGCATTGATGACCGAGGAGGGAATCCCGGTGTCGGAAGTCCAACGCCTCTGTTCCGTGCATACATCGATATTCAAGGGCTCTATTGAGGATATTCACCGTCCTTCAGGACCAGAGGAACAGCCGGGACATCCTGTCCACACCTTCAAGCTGGAAAACCGGGAGATCGAACGGCTGGTCAACTTCAAGCTGGCATTGCATGCAGAGCAATTTCAAAAGGAGGACAGCCCCAAGGTTATTTACAAGCTGCTCGAGGATTTAAGCCTGCTGATGGATCTCGACAAGCACTATAGCCGCAAAGAAAATCTGGTCTTCCCTTATCTGGAGCGCTACGGCATATTCGGTCCTACCAAAGTGATGTGGGGAGTGGACGACGGCATCCGTAATTCGATCAAAGAGGCAAAGAACCTGCTCACCCAATATAACGGAGATCGTGAGCTGATCGGGAAGGCGCTTGCCCATATCATAAGCGAAGTCAACGAAATGATATTCAAAGAAGAAAATATTTTACTGCCGATGGCACTTGGCAAGCTAACTGAGGATGAATGGCTAAAAATAGCCAGGGAAAGCGCGGAAATCGGGTTCTGTCTGACCGCTCCTGAGCGGGAATGGATACCAGAGCGTGCGGCGGAGCCTGTAGAAGCGGTTGAGCAAAAGGAAGGAGCATCAGGAACACCACAAGGCTTTGTGCGATTCGAGACGGGGATTCTATCCGTGCAACAATTGGAACTGCTGATGAACCACCTCCCCGTTGATTTGACCTTTATCGATGAGAATGATGTTGTTCGCTATTTCTCTCACGGCAAAGAACGGATCTTTGCCCGCACAAAGGCCGTTATTGGTCGTACCGTACAAAATTGCCACCCGCCGCAAAGCGTGCATGTCGTTGAGAAGCTGCTGGAGGACTTCAAAGCAGGTCGCAAGGATGTGGAGGATTTTTGGATTCCGATCAAGGACAAATTTGTCTACATCCGTTATTTTGCCATTCGTGATGCCGAAGGCCGCTATCTGGGAACGCTGGAATTCACGCAAAATGTCGCGCCTATTCGCGCTCTTGAAGGACAAAAGCGGATTCTGTCGGAATAG
- a CDS encoding amino acid permease has translation MQEETLTRGLKNRHVQLMAIGGAIGTGLFLGAGKSIHLAGPSILIAYIITGMVLFLLMRALGELLLSNLEYHSFVDFVSDYLGNMAAFVTGWTYWFCWISIAMADLTAVGLYTQYWFPQVPQWMPGLIALVILLLMNLATVKLFGEMEFWFALIKVLAILALILVGLFMIVKGFSTAKGPSSFANLWNHGGIFPKGIHGFLLSFQMVVFAFVGMELVGLTAGETKDPEKVIPKAINNIPIRILLFYVGALLIIMSIYPWNAIVPSESPFVQVFTAIGMTAAGGIVNFVVLTSAASACNSAIFSTSRMVYSMAKDHNAPSSLSQLNSRKVPSNALMFSSIVILIAIVLNYVMPEGVFTLITSVSTVCFLFVWGIIVISHLRYRRTRPELAGRNPFKLPLYPLSNYVVLAFLVFVLVILALAEDTRVALFVTPVWFILVAGIYLLKKRSWSSNGQ, from the coding sequence ATGCAGGAAGAAACGTTGACACGGGGGTTAAAAAACAGGCATGTACAGCTGATGGCCATCGGAGGTGCGATTGGTACCGGCTTATTCCTCGGGGCAGGAAAATCGATCCATCTGGCAGGTCCGTCCATCCTGATCGCCTACATTATTACAGGTATGGTTCTGTTCCTGCTAATGCGTGCATTAGGAGAGCTGTTGCTTAGTAATTTGGAGTATCATTCGTTTGTTGATTTTGTAAGTGACTATCTGGGGAATATGGCCGCTTTTGTTACGGGCTGGACCTACTGGTTCTGCTGGATTTCGATTGCGATGGCGGATCTGACAGCAGTCGGGCTGTATACTCAATATTGGTTCCCGCAGGTTCCTCAGTGGATGCCGGGGTTAATCGCCCTTGTGATTCTGCTCCTTATGAACCTGGCCACGGTTAAGCTGTTCGGGGAGATGGAATTTTGGTTCGCCCTGATCAAGGTATTGGCGATTCTGGCCCTCATTCTCGTCGGATTATTTATGATTGTCAAAGGCTTCTCCACCGCCAAGGGACCTTCGAGCTTTGCGAATCTATGGAATCATGGCGGAATATTCCCGAAAGGGATTCATGGTTTTCTGCTTTCTTTTCAAATGGTGGTCTTCGCCTTCGTAGGCATGGAGCTTGTTGGGCTGACGGCAGGGGAAACCAAGGACCCCGAGAAGGTCATTCCGAAGGCGATCAATAATATCCCGATCCGGATCCTGCTCTTCTACGTCGGCGCATTGCTGATCATCATGAGTATTTATCCGTGGAACGCAATTGTACCGAGCGAAAGTCCGTTTGTACAGGTATTTACGGCCATTGGCATGACCGCAGCCGGGGGAATTGTCAATTTTGTTGTGCTGACATCTGCGGCTTCAGCCTGCAACAGTGCTATTTTTAGTACAAGCCGGATGGTATACTCCATGGCCAAGGATCATAACGCTCCGAGCTCGCTCAGCCAGCTGAACAGCAGAAAGGTTCCGTCCAATGCATTGATGTTCTCCAGTATCGTCATTCTGATCGCGATTGTCCTGAACTATGTGATGCCCGAGGGGGTATTTACCCTCATTACGAGCGTGTCGACCGTTTGCTTTCTCTTTGTTTGGGGAATCATCGTGATCAGCCATCTGAGATACCGTCGTACCCGGCCGGAGCTGGCTGGCCGCAACCCGTTCAAGCTGCCGCTGTACCCGTTGTCCAACTATGTAGTGCTGGCTTTTCTCGTCTTCGTTCTGGTCATCCTGGCATTGGCTGAGGATACAAGAGTGGCCCTGTTCGTTACGCCGGTGTGGTTCATCCTGGTAGCGGGAATCTATCTGCTCAAGAAGAGAAGCTGGAGCTCGAACGGACAGTAG
- a CDS encoding ATP-binding cassette domain-containing protein: MKIHVNNHVEVPVGAPEEIQVKTPIIEMNQVYKTRRDRQIGPINLTIEPGYVVALAGHNGSGKSTLIHLLTQLVHPDAGEIRWFGQVYPEGMPVDTRQWVGYVPEHPTREEDRLTAEAAAAFRAVWYPGWDETRFQRLIKRFQVPLHTKLSRMSKGERRKFELAAALAPHPRLLLLDEPSSGLDPFAWKIMLEELRDCMKNGKTTVVIATHIIDEIKRLADYIVLMHEGRLLGKLEKDHLLENSKEIWFEGTPEEASELPGVIETESEGRLQRIVTLAAIEASAILEQAGIRPIRVRRLELDDILMHWSAGQLPNNEETFVQKKGAKYS, translated from the coding sequence GTGAAAATCCATGTAAACAACCATGTGGAAGTGCCAGTGGGAGCACCGGAGGAAATACAGGTGAAAACACCGATTATTGAGATGAACCAGGTCTATAAAACCCGGAGAGACCGCCAGATTGGACCGATTAATCTGACCATTGAGCCGGGATATGTGGTCGCTTTGGCTGGACATAACGGATCAGGAAAAAGTACATTGATTCATTTGCTGACCCAGCTTGTTCACCCGGATGCTGGTGAAATTCGCTGGTTCGGTCAAGTGTACCCTGAAGGTATGCCTGTAGATACGCGGCAATGGGTTGGATACGTACCGGAGCATCCGACCCGCGAGGAAGACCGACTCACGGCAGAAGCAGCAGCGGCTTTTCGAGCGGTATGGTATCCGGGCTGGGATGAAACCCGTTTTCAGCGTCTGATAAAACGATTTCAGGTTCCTCTGCATACCAAATTATCGCGTATGTCCAAAGGAGAGCGGCGTAAGTTTGAGCTGGCTGCTGCCTTGGCGCCTCATCCGCGTTTATTGCTGCTGGATGAGCCTTCGTCGGGCCTGGACCCTTTTGCATGGAAGATTATGCTGGAGGAACTGCGGGATTGTATGAAAAACGGCAAAACGACGGTCGTTATCGCCACTCATATCATAGATGAAATCAAGCGCTTGGCAGATTATATTGTCTTGATGCATGAAGGCAGGCTGCTCGGCAAGCTGGAAAAGGACCATTTGCTCGAAAATAGCAAGGAAATATGGTTTGAGGGCACGCCGGAGGAAGCATCGGAGCTTCCGGGGGTTATAGAAACAGAGAGCGAAGGAAGATTGCAGCGGATTGTAACGTTGGCGGCGATAGAAGCCAGTGCCATATTGGAGCAAGCAGGTATTCGTCCCATCCGTGTGCGGCGTCTGGAGCTGGATGATATTTTAATGCATTGGTCTGCGGGGCAACTACCGAATAATGAAGAGACTTTCGTGCAGAAGAAAGGGGCGAAGTATTCATGA
- a CDS encoding DUF1858 domain-containing protein, with protein MDKILHWDEPIFNLVSRYPEVTSIMVELGFHDIAKPGMLQTAGRFMTLSKGTTLKKISMETVQQTFMQHGFTIQK; from the coding sequence ATGGATAAGATACTGCATTGGGATGAGCCGATATTTAACCTTGTTAGTCGATATCCCGAAGTGACGAGCATTATGGTAGAGCTTGGTTTTCACGATATCGCCAAGCCTGGCATGCTACAAACCGCGGGACGTTTTATGACACTGTCCAAAGGAACTACATTAAAGAAAATAAGTATGGAAACTGTGCAGCAGACGTTTATGCAGCATGGTTTTACCATTCAAAAATAA
- a CDS encoding ABC transporter permease, whose product MNRLGTVIGFTFRQKAKTKSFIITTLVLALLITLGMNLPYLISLFKGEGAGAAGGFGKTAAEQHRLALIAGSRTEVADQLEKFTKEQSNPAATWVRYENTEAPAMQQALKNGKLQGYVEFKEPVAKGATFPQVEYVSVQKEPSPAVITLLQTGLQAAKVQAIIGGNVLTSDQVREISTPVVVDSRKVDSPSETGGAAETKDKATSMINYGLVYILMILFFTSSMMTGNMIASEVTSEKSSRIMEILITSVSPLTQMFGKIIGIFLVGLLQIAVFAAVVCANLMLPHNGAILSSAGLDLSQLNTAVLSYGLIFYILGYFLYAVLFAAVGSIVSRTEELGQAIMPITVLSLAAFYIGIFNIAAPDTMFVKVAGYIPFFSPTVMLLRIGLERASLLEIWLSLAILVASILFFGWLAAKIYRTGVLMYGKRPTFKELRKAMKAYKI is encoded by the coding sequence ATGAATAGATTGGGGACAGTGATCGGTTTTACGTTTCGTCAGAAGGCAAAAACCAAATCTTTTATCATTACGACGCTGGTATTGGCCTTGCTCATTACCCTGGGCATGAACCTGCCGTATTTGATTTCTTTGTTTAAAGGAGAAGGGGCAGGTGCTGCAGGCGGCTTCGGGAAAACAGCAGCCGAACAACATCGTCTGGCACTGATTGCCGGGAGCCGAACAGAGGTTGCCGATCAATTGGAGAAATTCACCAAGGAGCAGTCCAACCCGGCAGCCACTTGGGTGCGTTATGAGAACACTGAAGCTCCGGCCATGCAGCAGGCCTTGAAGAACGGGAAGCTGCAGGGTTATGTGGAGTTCAAGGAGCCTGTCGCCAAGGGAGCAACGTTTCCCCAAGTGGAGTACGTATCTGTACAAAAAGAACCGTCCCCCGCAGTTATCACATTGCTACAAACGGGGCTACAGGCTGCAAAGGTTCAAGCCATCATTGGCGGCAATGTGTTGACCAGTGATCAAGTTCGTGAAATTAGCACACCTGTAGTCGTGGATAGCAGGAAAGTGGACAGTCCGTCTGAGACGGGGGGAGCTGCAGAGACAAAGGATAAAGCGACCTCTATGATAAACTATGGCTTGGTCTATATACTGATGATCCTGTTCTTCACCTCGTCCATGATGACGGGCAATATGATTGCTTCGGAGGTGACTTCGGAAAAAAGCTCTCGTATTATGGAAATTCTCATCACAAGCGTATCACCGTTGACTCAAATGTTCGGGAAAATTATCGGTATTTTTCTGGTCGGATTGCTGCAAATTGCGGTTTTTGCCGCCGTCGTGTGTGCCAACCTCATGCTGCCGCATAACGGTGCCATCCTCAGCTCAGCCGGGCTGGACCTGTCACAGTTGAACACTGCGGTGCTCAGCTACGGTTTGATTTTTTACATCCTGGGCTACTTTCTGTACGCCGTATTGTTCGCGGCTGTTGGCTCCATCGTTAGCCGTACGGAGGAACTGGGGCAGGCGATCATGCCGATTACCGTGCTGTCACTGGCGGCCTTTTATATCGGTATCTTCAATATAGCCGCACCTGACACGATGTTCGTCAAGGTCGCTGGATACATTCCATTCTTTTCTCCGACCGTCATGCTGCTGCGAATTGGTCTGGAACGGGCAAGCCTGCTGGAAATATGGCTGTCACTTGCCATTCTGGTCGCCTCCATCCTGTTCTTCGGCTGGCTGGCCGCCAAGATTTACCGTACTGGCGTCTTAATGTACGGCAAACGCCCTACTTTCAAAGAGCTAAGAAAGGCTATGAAGGCCTATAAAATTTAG
- a CDS encoding GntR family transcriptional regulator — protein MNIPVHIDENSAEPLYAQIEKQLRSLIVTGQIAAGTLLPSIREFAGTLRCSVITVRRVYQDLENEGLLRTRQGTGTFVALVEENMRSAHRLKAVTEALDTAIATGIAVQMTEQELLELFAEMVKKRYEVKAKE, from the coding sequence GTGAATATACCGGTGCACATTGATGAGAATAGCGCTGAACCGCTGTATGCGCAGATTGAAAAGCAGCTTCGTTCACTCATCGTAACCGGACAGATTGCAGCGGGAACGCTGCTTCCCTCCATTCGGGAGTTTGCGGGGACGCTCCGTTGCAGCGTGATCACCGTCCGGCGGGTCTATCAGGATTTGGAGAACGAGGGCTTGCTTCGTACCCGCCAGGGAACGGGAACCTTCGTCGCGCTAGTAGAGGAAAATATGCGTTCAGCCCACCGACTCAAGGCGGTGACCGAGGCACTGGACACAGCGATTGCTACGGGCATCGCTGTACAGATGACAGAGCAGGAATTGTTGGAGCTTTTCGCAGAGATGGTGAAGAAAAGGTATGAAGTCAAAGCAAAGGAGTGA
- a CDS encoding ABC transporter ATP-binding protein, translating to MSMLQLEKVVKQYGNHTAVNGISLNVNGGEIYGLLGGNGAGKTTTMRMVLGLIYPDGGSIQYEGKPYSKELQRTMGYLPEERGLYPKVKVSEQINYLGRLRGMSAKEADKSLRYWLERFGVPEYYDKRIEELSKGNQQKMGFIAAVVHRPTLLILDEAFSGLDPVNVELLKETVKELRDDGTAILFSTHRMEHVEELCRHITILHRSNTVVQGSVQEIKNRYPREKVRLITTGEVNGLEQLPGVRRVEPMDRGWMLHIEQPDAAKLILQTALEQADVEHFEIKEPTLNEIFIREVGDSHE from the coding sequence ATGAGTATGCTGCAATTGGAAAAAGTCGTGAAGCAATATGGAAATCATACGGCAGTAAACGGAATTTCACTGAACGTGAACGGGGGAGAGATTTACGGACTGCTGGGAGGTAATGGAGCAGGTAAAACGACAACCATGCGAATGGTGCTCGGCCTGATTTACCCTGACGGGGGAAGCATTCAATATGAGGGTAAGCCGTATAGCAAGGAGCTTCAGCGGACAATGGGCTATTTGCCCGAGGAGCGAGGGCTATACCCCAAGGTGAAGGTGAGCGAGCAAATAAACTATTTGGGCAGGCTGCGCGGCATGTCGGCCAAGGAGGCGGACAAAAGTCTGCGCTACTGGCTGGAGCGTTTTGGCGTACCTGAATATTACGATAAGCGGATTGAAGAGCTATCCAAAGGGAATCAGCAGAAAATGGGCTTTATTGCAGCCGTCGTGCATCGCCCCACGTTGCTTATATTGGATGAGGCCTTCAGCGGGCTAGATCCTGTGAACGTCGAGCTGCTTAAGGAGACGGTGAAGGAACTGCGGGACGATGGGACTGCGATTTTATTCTCGACCCACCGCATGGAGCATGTGGAAGAGCTGTGCCGCCATATCACAATTTTACATCGTTCGAATACCGTTGTGCAGGGAAGTGTGCAGGAGATCAAAAATCGCTACCCGCGTGAAAAAGTTCGGCTTATCACTACAGGTGAAGTGAACGGACTGGAGCAATTGCCTGGTGTGCGTCGTGTGGAGCCTATGGATCGCGGCTGGATGCTGCATATTGAGCAGCCGGATGCGGCAAAGCTGATTTTACAAACCGCTCTGGAGCAAGCAGATGTGGAGCATTTTGAGATCAAGGAACCTACGCTGAACGAAATTTTCATCCGAGAGGTGGGGGATTCTCATGAATAG